In one window of Henckelia pumila isolate YLH828 chromosome 1, ASM3356847v2, whole genome shotgun sequence DNA:
- the LOC140878179 gene encoding putative MO25-like protein At5g47540, which translates to MMELSKLMRDLKVILYGDSETEPVAEACAQLTQEFFRENTLRLLITCLPELNLETRKDATQVVANLQRQQVQSRLIACDYLEKNLDLMDVLITGYENTDMALHYGAMLRECIRHQSVAKYVLESERMKNFFDFIQLPNFDISSDAAATFKELLTRHKSTVSEFLSKNYEWFFAEYNSKLLESTNYITRRQAIKLLGDILLDRSNSTVMIRYVSSRDNLRILMNLLRESSKSIQIEAFHVFKLFVANQNKPPDIVGILVTNRSKLLRLFADFKTEKEDEQFEADKAQVVKEISAIELKERE; encoded by the exons ATGATGGAGTTAAGCAAACTTATGCGAGATTTGAAGGTGATTCTTTACGGTGATAGTGAAACTGAGCCTGTAGCTGAAGCTTGTGCACAATTGACGCAGGAGTTTTTCAGGGAGAATACTCTACGCCTTCTAATCACATGTCTTCCCGAACTGAACTTGGAG ACCCGCAAAGATGCAACACAGGTTGTTGCGAATCTGCAGAGGCAGCAGGTTCAGTCGAGGTTGATTGCTTGTGATTACTTGGAAAAGAACTTAGATTTGATGGATGTGTTAATTACAGG TTATGAAAATACTGATATGGCATTACACTATGGTGCAATGTTGAGGGAGTGCATCCGCCACCAAAGTGTTGCAAA GTATGTTTTGGAATCAGAACGAATGaagaatttttttgattttatacAACTTCCAAATTTTGACATTTCTTCTGATGCTGCTGCCACTTTCAAG GAACTATTAACTAGGCATAAGTCGACTGTGTCTGAATTTCtttccaaaaattatgaatgg TTCTTTGCAGAATATAACTCAAAGCTGCTTGAATCTACCAACTATATCACTAGAAGGCAGGCTATCAAG CTGTTGGGTGATATCCTGTTGGATCGTTCAAATTCAACTGTGATGATCCGATATGTTAGCTCGCGGGACAACTTAAGGATCCTCATGAATCTTCTCAGA GAGTCGAGTAAGAGCATTCAGATAGAAGCGTTTCATGTCTTTAAG TTATTCGTTGCTAATCAGAACAAGCCCCCAGATATTGTTGGCATCCTAGTGACTAACAGAAGCAAACTTCTACGCCTTTTTGCTGATTTTAAGACGGAGAAAG AGGATGAACAATTTGAAGCCGATAAAGCACAAGTCGTCAAAGAAATTTCTGCAATTGAGCTCAAAGAACGTGAATAA
- the LOC140887447 gene encoding inositol transporter 4-like: protein MEGGVVKPDKTEFTECWRTTWKTPYIMRLALSAGIGGLLFGYDTGVISGALLYIRDDYKSVDRQTWLQETIVSMAVAGAIIGAAFGGLISDKYGRKKSILLADILFFIGAIVMAAAVAPWMIILGRIFVGLGVGMASMTAPLYISEASPARIRGALVSTNGLLITGGQFLAYLINLAFTKAPGTWRWMLGVAGLPAAVQFVLMLSLPESPRWLYRQDKVKEARAILEKIYPENEVEEEIKALHSSVEAEKADEGSIGKDFFSKLKNIWGNIVVRRGLYAGITVQVAQQFVGINTVMYYSPTIVQLAGFASNKTALALSLITSGLNAVGSVVSMFFVDRYGRRRLMIISMFGIIICLVALSILFYEASDHAPPIGSLESLHFGRNSTCSKFLEASNPSSWNCMSCLKSSSDCAFCSNGVNKYIPGACLAVTDEIKGLCRGENRTWYTKGCPSKFGFFAVLLLGLYIISYSPGMGTAPWIVNSEIYPLRYRGIGGGIAAVSNWVSNLIVSETFLTLTEAIGSSGTFLLFAGFSTIGLVAIYMLVPETKGLQFEEVEKMLEKGFRPRLFCKKKGIDTK from the exons ATGGAGGGGGGAGTTGTTAAACCAGATAAAACAGAGTTCACAGAATGCTGGCGAACAACCTGGAAAACACCTTACATTATGAGGCTTGCGTTATCGGCAGGCATCGGAGGGCTATTGTTTGGTTACGACACGG GTGTTATTTCTGGTGCGCTTCTCTACATTCGGGATGACTATAAATCTGTGGATAGACAGACATGGTTGCAG GAAACAATAGTGAGCATGGCTGTGGCAGGAGCTATCATTGGTGCTGCTTTTGGTGGTTTGATCAGCGACAAGTATGGTCGAAAGAAATCTATTCTTTTGGCTGATATCCTTTTTTTCATTGGTGCAATTGTCATGGCTGCAGCTGTGGCTCCTTGGATGATAATCCTTGGACGAATCTTTGTAGGCCTAGGCGTTGGTATGGCTTCCATGACAGCGCCGCTTTATATCTCAGAAGCATCTCCTGCTAGAATCAGAGGAGCACTAGTTAGCACAAATGGTTTGTTGATTACAGGGGGACAATTCTTGGCATATCTTATCAACTTAGCGTTTACTAAG GCCCCTGGAACATGGCGTTGGATGCTTGGAGTAGCAGGCCTTCCAGCTGCTGTTCAGTTCGTGCTAATGCTGTCACTTCCCGAATCTCCAAGATGGTTATATAGGCAG GACAAGGTAAAAGAAGCCAGAGCCATTCTAGAGAAAATTTACCCTGAAAATGAAGTTGAAGAAGAAATAAAAGCTCTACACTCCTCCGTTGAGGCTGAGAAAGCCGATGAAGGCTCTATAGGGAAGGACTTTTTCTCAAAACTAAAGAATATATGGGGAAACATCGTTGTTCGTCGAGGCCTTTATGCGGGCATCACCGTCCAAGTTGCGCAACAATTTGTCGGAATAAACACTGTCATGTACTATAGTCCTACAATCGTTCAGCTCGCTGGATTTGCTTCTAACAAGACAGCCTTGGCACTGTCTCTCATTACTTCTGGACTAAATGCCGTTGGCTCTGTTGTTAGCATGTTTTTTGTTGACAGATATGGGAGGCGAAGGCTGATGATTATATCTATGTTCGGTATCATCATCTGCCTTGTTGCATTATCTATCCTGTTTTATGAAGCCTCTGACCATGCCCCACCGATTGGCAGCCTTGAATCCCTCCATTTTGGTAGGAACTCAACATGCTCGAAATTTTTGGAAGCCTCGAATCCATCATCCTGGAATTGCATGTCGTGTCTGAAATCATCCTCGGATTGTGCTTTTTGCTCGAATGGGGTCAACAAA TATATTCCCGGGGCCTGTTTAGCTGTTACGGATGAAATAAAAGGTCTCTGTCGAGGAGAAAATCGAACCTGGTACACCAAAGGTTGTCCGAGCAAGTTTGGGTTTTTCGCGGTCCTGCTTCTTGGATTGTACATCATATCTTACTCCCCAGGAATGGGGACTGCACCGTGGATTGTGAATTCTGAGATATATCCATTGCGGTACAGAGGCATAGGGGGAGGAATCGCCGCAGTTTCCAACTGGGTTTCGAATCTCATAGTGAGTGAAACATTTTTAACACTTACAGAAGCAATCGGTTCTTCGGGCACGTTTCTCTTGTTTGCTGGATTTTCCACTATTGGACTTGTGGCAATATATATGCTTGTACCAGAAACAAAGGGATTGCAGTTTGAGGAGGTGGAAAAGATGCTGGAGAAAGGCTTCAGACCAAGACTATTTTGCAAGAAAAAGGGCATTGACACTAAATAA